From the genome of Marinobacter sp. F4206:
TCCGGGGTTGCCACAAAGGGATTGTCGTCAGGAACTGTGCCATCGGGCATGAGGCGAACAATACTGCCCAGGTGACTGGAGAGGTTCTGGGCCTGCTCGCGGTAGTCGAAACCATCTCCCAGAGTCACGATCAGCGAACCATCCGGTAGCCAGGCCATGCGCCCACCGTAGTGTGCGTCGCCCTCTTTGGCCGGCATCGCCCTGAAGATCTCGGCAACGGCGGTGAGACGACCATGGATCAGCTGCCCACGGCTCACGCACAAATGGTTCGCCGCTGCCGAACCGCAGGCATAGGAGAGAAAAACCAGACCATCATCAGAGAAGTCTGGCGAGATCACCACGTCAAATAGCCCGGCCTGCCCCGAACTGAAGACCTCGGGCACACCGGCCACAGGTTCTGGCTGTACTTCGCCAGCTTCGGAGAGCAGCTGCAACCGCCCTGGGCGCTCGGTCACGAGGGCGCGACCGTCCGGGAGAAACACCAGGGACCAGGGGTGTTCAAGTCCACCGGCATAAACCTGCACATTATAGTCGCCCGGGGTCTGCGCCAATGCGTCTGATCCGGGCCATATCATGCCGGCAGCGAGCACCAGCGCCAGTGTGGGTCCGGCGGAGTAGCCAGCGTCGGTCCGCCGGTTCGCCGCCGTCAGCCAGGCGAACAGCCAGCCCGAACAGGCCGCCGTCAATAACATGACCAGCAGGCCGTCCGGCGTGCGGGTTGCCGCAATCAGGGTTGGCATCGGTGCCAGCGCATTGACCACAGTCAGCGTTACCCAAAGACCAACCCCACCGCCAAGGGCGTGAAACGGAGCCCGGGCCCCGAATCCGAGCAGCTTCAGCATCAAGCCGGTAATCAAAGTGGATGCCAGAAAACTGAAACCGAACACCACGGCGTAGAGGGGCGCAAAATGCAGCAGATCCTGGATCGTCGTCGATACCCGGGTGCTCAGATCGATATCGACTCCCAGCTCCTGGAGCGCGAGCAAGTTGAACTGCGTCTGCACCACGCTGCCCAACACGGTCCCAACCAACAGGGCGATGACAAAACCAACCACCACCCGTTTCACTCTAAGTCCTTCCACATCATTCCCTTTCAAACGGATTCGCCAATACAACGACTATAGCGACCCTGCCGGGAAATACATCAAAGAAAAACCCCGGGCTTTCGCTCCGGGGTTTCCTCGGTGAACACCTTATCGAAATGTCGGGCGGGTTACTGCTCGACGAAGGCCCGCTCAATCACGAAATGGCCCATGTCACCACCGCGCGCTTCCTTGAAGCCCATTTTGTTGAGAATGGCACAGGTGTCCTTGAGCATGCTGGGGCTGCCACAGATCATGAAGCGGTCGTTCTCCAGATCGAAATCCGGGAGGCCGAGATCACGGGTAATCTTGCCATTTTCCATGGCATCGGTCAGACGGCCCTGATTGCGGAAGTCCTCACGCGTCACCGTCGGGTAGTACTCCAACTTGCCTTTGACCATTTCACCGAAAAACTCGTTCTCCGGCAGCTCTTCGATCTCATTCTGATAAGCCAGCTCAGAGACATAACGGACGCCGTGGGTAAGGATCACCTTGTCAAACGCCTCGTACACCTCGGGATCCTTGATGATGCTCATGAACGGCGCAAGACCTGTGCCTGTGCTGATCAGCCACAGATTCTTGCCAGGCAACAGGTTGTCGAGGACCAGAGTGCCGGTGGGCTTCCGACTGACCAGGATTTCATCGCCAACCTGAATTTTCTGAAGCCGCGAGGTCAGCGGACCGTCCTGAACCTTGATCGAGAAAAACTCCAGCTCTTCCTCGTAATTCGCACTGGCAATACTGTAGGCGCGCATCAGAGGCTTGCCGTCAGTTTCCAGGCCAATCATCACGAAATGGCCGTTCTTGAAACGGAACCCCGGGTCGCGGCTGGTCTTGAAGCTGAACAGGGTATCGTTCCAGTGGTGTACGCTGGTCACTGTTTCTTTAATCAGGTTGCTCATGTAAACCTCGTCCTGTTCGGATCGCTTTTTACTGCGAATGTTTCAACTTTGAATTGCACAAAGTGTAACCCACCACTAACCTATCGGGAAAATGGGATATTCTCATAACCTTATTCGAGCGAGTCGATTAGAGCGTTTTCTTATGAAATACAGTTTTCGCCAGCTGGAGGTTTTTCTCGCCGCTGCGCACTTCCAGAACATTACCCGGGCCGCCGAATCCCTCGCCATGTCCCAGTCCGCCGCCAGCAGTGCGTTGAAGGAGCTGGAAAACCAGTTCGACATCCAGCTGTTCGATCGTGTGGGCAAACGCCTTCAGTTAAATGAACTCGGCCGACTCTACCGCCCCAAGGTGGAGGCGGTGCTGGCCCAGGCCAACGAACTGGAGCAGGCGTTCAGCAAGCACACTGAGGTTGGCGCATTGAAAGTCGGCGCCACCCTCACTATCGGAAACTATCTGGCGGTGGGCGTGATGGCCCAATATATGAACACCCCGACCCACCCACGGGTATCCCTGGAAGTTGCCAACACCAGTACGATTGCACGCCGGGTCCGGGATTTCGAACTCGACATCGGCCTGATCGAGGGCGAGCTGCAATCCTCCGAACTGGAGGTGTTGCCCTGGCGTGGCGACGAGCTGGTGGTGTTCTGCTCCCCCAGCCACCCGCTGGCCGAAAAACAGTCACTGACCGATGACGATTTACGTCAAGCAACCTGGATCATGCGCGAACAGGGCTCAGGTACACGGCAAAGCTTCGAACGCGGGATGCATGGCCTGCTGTCTGATCTGAACGTGCTACTGGAACTGGAGCACACGGAAGCGATAAAACGCGCGGTGGAAACCAATCTGGGAATCGGATGCCTGTCCGAGGTGGTTCTCGAGGATGCCTTCCGGCGGGGCAGTCTGGTTCCTCTGAAAGTTCCGGAGCACCGGCAGTTCGATCGCCAGTTTTACTTCATCCTGCACAAGCAGAAATACCGGAGTGCCGGCATTGATGCCTGGATGGAGCTGTGCCGGAAGCTCTGACTCAGTGCACAGGACCACTGTGGAAGCGGAATTCGGTGTCCGGCTCGGTAATCAGCCCGTGTTCAATCTGCAAAAACTGTCGCACCCGATCCGTTACCGGGCCGCCATTCGCCTGCTCCGCCAGGCCAAGGTAGTCCTGATAGTGACGGGCCTCGGATTTCAGAAGGCCATTGTAGAAATCCCCCAGCTTGTCATCCAGGTGCGGCGCCAGAATTGCGAACCGCTCACAGGACCGGGCCTCGATGATGGCACCAACGATCAGTACATCGACGAGGCGCCCGGGATC
Proteins encoded in this window:
- a CDS encoding PQQ-dependent sugar dehydrogenase, which codes for MEGLRVKRVVVGFVIALLVGTVLGSVVQTQFNLLALQELGVDIDLSTRVSTTIQDLLHFAPLYAVVFGFSFLASTLITGLMLKLLGFGARAPFHALGGGVGLWVTLTVVNALAPMPTLIAATRTPDGLLVMLLTAACSGWLFAWLTAANRRTDAGYSAGPTLALVLAAGMIWPGSDALAQTPGDYNVQVYAGGLEHPWSLVFLPDGRALVTERPGRLQLLSEAGEVQPEPVAGVPEVFSSGQAGLFDVVISPDFSDDGLVFLSYACGSAAANHLCVSRGQLIHGRLTAVAEIFRAMPAKEGDAHYGGRMAWLPDGSLIVTLGDGFDYREQAQNLSSHLGSIVRLMPDGTVPDDNPFVATPEARPEIYSYGHRNVQGLVYDPVEQLLLIHEHGPRGGDEINLIEPGNNYGWPVISYGLDYTGAMVTPFTRRASMEQPLLQWTPSIAPSGMARYRGALFPHWQGDLLVGALADRSVHRVELRDGQARDEETLFKELGARIRDVVTGPDGAVYLLTDSPQGQILRVTPAR
- a CDS encoding ferredoxin--NADP reductase, which produces MSNLIKETVTSVHHWNDTLFSFKTSRDPGFRFKNGHFVMIGLETDGKPLMRAYSIASANYEEELEFFSIKVQDGPLTSRLQKIQVGDEILVSRKPTGTLVLDNLLPGKNLWLISTGTGLAPFMSIIKDPEVYEAFDKVILTHGVRYVSELAYQNEIEELPENEFFGEMVKGKLEYYPTVTREDFRNQGRLTDAMENGKITRDLGLPDFDLENDRFMICGSPSMLKDTCAILNKMGFKEARGGDMGHFVIERAFVEQ
- a CDS encoding LysR family transcriptional regulator translates to MKYSFRQLEVFLAAAHFQNITRAAESLAMSQSAASSALKELENQFDIQLFDRVGKRLQLNELGRLYRPKVEAVLAQANELEQAFSKHTEVGALKVGATLTIGNYLAVGVMAQYMNTPTHPRVSLEVANTSTIARRVRDFELDIGLIEGELQSSELEVLPWRGDELVVFCSPSHPLAEKQSLTDDDLRQATWIMREQGSGTRQSFERGMHGLLSDLNVLLELEHTEAIKRAVETNLGIGCLSEVVLEDAFRRGSLVPLKVPEHRQFDRQFYFILHKQKYRSAGIDAWMELCRKL